One genomic window of Deinococcus budaensis includes the following:
- a CDS encoding trimeric intracellular cation channel family protein, whose translation MHELAVPEVTLQVGLRWLDLLGILAFSLSGALLGVRKRFDLFGVLVLGCVTAVGGGAIRDTLTGQAPPLFLRDETYLWVALLGAVLAFGFGERLARFERTLSVFDSVGLALFAASGALGALNIGLGPLGVAFAGALSGVGGGIVRDLIANEVPEVMYRRDQLYATAAAAGAVAVYLLHPHVTPFQAQLGGAVTVLLLRYVSRRGWVRLPVRRLPGG comes from the coding sequence ATGCACGAACTCGCCGTTCCCGAGGTCACCTTGCAAGTGGGCCTGCGCTGGCTCGACCTGCTGGGCATCCTGGCCTTCAGCCTCTCGGGAGCGCTGCTGGGCGTCCGCAAGAGATTTGACCTGTTCGGCGTGCTGGTGCTGGGCTGCGTGACGGCGGTGGGCGGCGGCGCGATCCGCGACACGCTGACCGGGCAGGCGCCGCCCCTTTTCCTGCGGGACGAAACCTACCTGTGGGTGGCACTGCTCGGCGCGGTCCTCGCCTTCGGCTTCGGGGAGCGGCTGGCCCGCTTCGAGCGCACGCTCAGCGTCTTCGACTCGGTGGGCCTGGCCCTGTTCGCGGCGTCGGGGGCGCTGGGCGCGCTCAATATCGGGCTGGGACCGCTGGGCGTGGCCTTTGCAGGAGCGCTCAGCGGCGTGGGCGGCGGCATCGTCCGCGACCTGATCGCCAACGAGGTCCCGGAGGTGATGTACCGCCGCGACCAGCTGTACGCCACCGCCGCCGCCGCAGGCGCCGTGGCCGTCTACCTGCTGCACCCCCACGTCACGCCCTTTCAGGCCCAGCTTGGCGGCGCCGTGACCGTGTTGCTGCTGCGTTACGTCTCGCGCCGGGGCTGGGTCAGGCTGCCGGTGCGGCGGCTGCCGGGGGGGTAG
- a CDS encoding trans-sulfuration enzyme family protein, whose product MSTQPDRPAGFRTRAVHAGHGLDPATGAHAVPIYATSTFGYGSAERGGRLFAGEEQGYFYSRLSNPTVRAFEEKVASLEEAGDAVAFASGMGAASAIALTLLKTGDEVAFVGPLYGGTEGLLRDVLEKFGVTVREAHDVEQLRALVSGRTRLVWLETPTNPTIQIVDLRAASQVAHAAGALVVVDNTFSTPYLTRPLAHGADLVMHSATKYLGGHGDVIGGVVAASADLIADLRLHGLRHVGAVMGPFEAFLLLRGLKTLPLRMEAHCQGAAALAAALQGHPAVRALHYPGLPTHPGHAVAARQMRAYGGLLSLDLGSRAAAFAFLDGLRLFTQAVSLGDVESLSCHPASTTHHLLGEETLARQGVTPGLVRLSVGIEDAEDLIRDVLGALERVPVAAGG is encoded by the coding sequence ATGTCTACACAGCCTGACCGGCCCGCCGGATTCCGTACCCGTGCCGTCCACGCGGGGCATGGCCTCGACCCGGCCACGGGCGCGCACGCCGTGCCCATCTACGCGACCTCCACCTTCGGGTACGGCAGCGCCGAGCGCGGGGGGCGCCTGTTCGCGGGGGAGGAACAGGGCTACTTCTACTCGCGGCTTTCCAACCCCACCGTGCGGGCCTTCGAGGAAAAGGTCGCCAGCCTGGAGGAGGCCGGGGACGCCGTGGCCTTTGCCAGCGGCATGGGGGCGGCGAGCGCCATCGCCCTGACACTGCTGAAAACCGGGGACGAGGTCGCCTTCGTGGGTCCCCTCTACGGCGGCACCGAGGGGCTGCTGCGCGACGTTCTGGAGAAGTTCGGGGTGACGGTGCGCGAGGCCCACGACGTGGAGCAGCTGCGCGCGCTTGTTTCGGGGCGCACCCGGCTGGTCTGGCTGGAGACCCCGACCAACCCCACCATCCAGATCGTGGACCTGCGGGCCGCCTCGCAGGTGGCCCACGCGGCAGGCGCGCTGGTGGTGGTGGACAACACCTTTTCCACCCCGTACCTGACCCGCCCGCTGGCGCACGGGGCCGACCTGGTGATGCACTCGGCCACCAAGTACCTCGGCGGGCACGGCGACGTGATCGGCGGCGTGGTGGCGGCCAGCGCGGACCTGATCGCGGACCTGCGTCTGCACGGACTGCGGCACGTCGGGGCGGTGATGGGGCCGTTCGAGGCCTTCTTGCTGCTGCGTGGCCTCAAGACCCTGCCGCTCAGGATGGAGGCCCACTGCCAGGGCGCGGCGGCGCTGGCGGCGGCCCTCCAGGGGCACCCCGCCGTCCGGGCGCTGCACTACCCCGGCCTGCCCACCCACCCCGGCCACGCGGTCGCGGCGCGGCAGATGCGGGCTTACGGCGGCCTGCTGAGCCTCGACCTCGGCTCGCGGGCGGCGGCCTTCGCCTTTCTGGACGGGCTGCGGCTGTTCACGCAGGCGGTCAGCCTCGGGGACGTGGAAAGCCTCTCGTGCCACCCGGCCAGCACCACCCACCACCTGCTGGGCGAGGAAACGCTGGCGCGCCAGGGGGTCACGCCGGGGCTGGTCCGCCTCTCGGTCGGCATCGAGGACGCCGAGGACCTGATCCGCGACGTGCTGGGCGCGCTGGAGCGGGTGCCGGTGGCCGCCGGAGGCTGA
- the glmS gene encoding glutamine--fructose-6-phosphate transaminase (isomerizing) gives MCGIVGYIGGRQAQDVLISGLAKLEYRGYDSAGVAVADGGRVVVKKKAGKLANLSGELEHAPLPGTLGIGHTRWATHGLPNDTNAHPHATEDGRIVIIHNGIIENYLSLKAGLIERGHTFKSETDSEVLAHLIEEAYSGDLEAAVRTALGQVRGAYGIVVTHVDHREIVAARTVSPLVMGVGEGEMFLASDVPALLAYTRRMVFLHDGDMVVLHDDGFRVTDLAGNPQQRTIEQIDWDAEAAEKGGFDTYMLKEIYEQPTALTNTLIGRLHDDTGEVNLDINLDPSSFKRISIIACGTAYYAGLVGEYLIEQLARIPVEVDVASEYRYRSPLVSENTLAIVVSQSGETIDTLEALREAKKGGAKTLGVINAKGSSMTRELDDTLYIHAGPEIGVASTKAYTSMVGAFVMLALWLGRARGTLTDTQAQDLLHATRELPRLVEEALNPARVAEIKRVAEKYAHARDYLFLGRGVNAPTAFEGALKLKEISYIHAEGYAAGEMKHGPIALIDANLPVVVVATESFLLEKTISNVQEVRARSGKVIALLSDGDTENAQHADDVLYVPRAHEMVSPVVNAVALQLLSYFTASYLGKDVDKPRNLAKSVTVE, from the coding sequence ATGTGCGGAATCGTCGGATACATCGGGGGCAGGCAGGCGCAGGACGTGCTGATCTCGGGCCTCGCCAAGCTGGAATACCGCGGCTACGACAGCGCGGGCGTGGCGGTCGCGGACGGCGGACGGGTTGTGGTGAAGAAGAAGGCCGGCAAACTCGCCAACCTCAGCGGGGAGCTGGAGCACGCGCCCCTGCCCGGCACCCTGGGCATCGGCCACACCCGCTGGGCCACCCACGGTCTGCCCAACGACACGAACGCGCACCCCCACGCCACCGAGGACGGGCGCATCGTGATCATCCACAACGGGATCATCGAGAACTACCTGTCCCTCAAGGCGGGCCTGATTGAGCGGGGCCACACCTTCAAGAGCGAGACGGATTCGGAGGTGCTGGCCCACCTGATCGAAGAGGCGTACTCGGGCGACCTGGAGGCAGCGGTGCGGACGGCCCTGGGGCAGGTGCGCGGCGCCTACGGGATCGTGGTGACGCACGTGGACCACCGGGAGATCGTGGCGGCCCGCACCGTCAGCCCGCTGGTGATGGGGGTCGGGGAAGGCGAGATGTTCCTGGCGTCCGACGTGCCCGCGCTGCTGGCCTACACCCGCCGGATGGTCTTCTTGCACGACGGCGACATGGTCGTGCTGCACGACGACGGCTTCCGGGTCACCGACCTGGCCGGGAACCCCCAGCAGCGCACCATCGAGCAGATCGACTGGGACGCCGAGGCGGCGGAAAAGGGCGGCTTCGACACCTACATGCTCAAGGAGATCTACGAGCAGCCCACCGCCCTGACAAACACCCTGATTGGCCGCCTGCACGACGACACGGGCGAGGTCAACCTCGACATCAACCTCGATCCGTCCTCGTTCAAGCGCATCTCGATCATCGCCTGCGGCACCGCCTACTACGCCGGGCTGGTGGGCGAGTACCTGATCGAGCAGCTCGCGCGCATCCCGGTCGAGGTGGACGTGGCTTCCGAGTACCGCTACCGCAGCCCGCTGGTGAGCGAGAACACCCTCGCCATCGTGGTGAGCCAGTCGGGCGAGACCATCGATACCCTCGAAGCCTTGCGCGAGGCCAAGAAGGGCGGAGCGAAGACCCTGGGCGTGATCAACGCCAAGGGCAGTTCCATGACCCGCGAACTCGACGACACCCTGTATATCCACGCCGGGCCGGAGATCGGGGTGGCGAGCACCAAGGCGTATACCAGCATGGTGGGGGCCTTTGTGATGCTCGCGCTGTGGCTGGGCCGCGCCCGCGGCACCCTGACGGACACGCAGGCGCAGGACCTGCTGCACGCGACCCGTGAACTGCCGCGCCTGGTGGAAGAGGCCCTGAATCCCGCCCGCGTCGCCGAGATCAAGCGGGTGGCCGAGAAGTACGCCCACGCCCGCGACTACCTCTTCCTGGGACGCGGCGTGAACGCGCCGACTGCCTTTGAGGGCGCGCTGAAGCTCAAGGAGATCAGCTACATCCACGCCGAGGGCTACGCGGCGGGCGAGATGAAGCACGGCCCCATCGCGTTGATCGACGCGAACCTGCCCGTCGTGGTGGTCGCCACCGAGAGTTTCCTGCTCGAGAAGACCATCTCCAACGTGCAGGAGGTCCGCGCCCGCTCCGGCAAGGTGATCGCCCTGCTCTCGGACGGCGACACCGAGAACGCCCAGCACGCCGACGACGTGCTGTACGTGCCCCGTGCCCACGAGATGGTCAGCCCGGTGGTGAACGCGGTCGCCCTGCAACTGTTGAGCTACTTCACGGCGAGCTACCTGGGCAAGGACGTGGACAAGCCGCGCAACCTCGCCAAGAGCGTGACGGTCGAGTAA
- a CDS encoding Lrp/AsnC family transcriptional regulator encodes MVTAIVMVQADRQRIQETAEALAGVPGVREVYSVTGEWDIVAVLRLERYEDLDDVVTGHLRKVDGIARTQTMLAFRTYSEALLDQGFGVGLDEGQLGGEQPS; translated from the coding sequence ATGGTAACCGCAATCGTGATGGTGCAGGCCGACCGCCAGCGCATTCAGGAGACCGCCGAGGCGCTGGCCGGGGTGCCGGGGGTGCGTGAGGTCTACTCCGTGACCGGCGAGTGGGACATCGTGGCGGTGCTGCGGCTGGAGCGCTACGAGGACCTCGACGACGTGGTGACCGGGCACCTGCGCAAGGTGGACGGCATCGCGCGCACCCAGACCATGCTGGCTTTCCGCACCTACAGCGAGGCGCTGCTCGACCAGGGCTTCGGCGTCGGCCTCGACGAGGGTCAGCTCGGCGGGGAGCAGCCGTCCTGA
- a CDS encoding prolyl oligopeptidase family serine peptidase, translating into MRRPLQLGLLLLAGGVGYVALTGPERLPFGGPWSQTRTAPAGEAQAPTPDAAPTPFGEVTDAALQRLVAREPISLQALRAREYPGSALRVVRTLAPGVNYTRQVVSYASDGLTIYALLTVPGGTPPPGGWPAIVFNHGYIPPGEYRTTERYVAYQDAFARAGFVTLKSDYRGHGDSQGTAGGGYNDPGYTVDVLNAAASLKRDPRVNSRRLGLWGHSMGGQLSLRAMLVDRDLKAASLWAGVVASYDVLATDWGRAPGQEKPVLDPLNRRYLRALSPNAALDDLNGRPLQLHHGTADEDVPYSFQRALADDLRASGQSVEAYRYEGDDHNLSGNLGLALRRSVAFFQKHL; encoded by the coding sequence GTGAGGCGCCCCCTCCAGCTCGGCCTGCTGCTGCTCGCAGGAGGCGTGGGCTACGTCGCCTTGACCGGGCCGGAGCGGCTGCCCTTTGGGGGGCCGTGGAGCCAGACGCGGACGGCACCGGCGGGTGAGGCCCAGGCCCCCACGCCCGACGCCGCGCCCACCCCCTTCGGGGAGGTCACCGACGCGGCGTTGCAGCGGCTGGTGGCGCGCGAGCCGATCAGCCTTCAGGCGTTGCGGGCGCGGGAGTACCCCGGCAGCGCGCTGCGGGTCGTGCGGACGCTGGCGCCCGGGGTCAACTACACCCGCCAGGTCGTGAGCTACGCGTCCGACGGCCTGACCATCTACGCGCTGCTGACCGTGCCGGGCGGCACGCCGCCGCCGGGCGGTTGGCCCGCCATCGTCTTCAACCACGGCTACATCCCGCCCGGCGAGTACCGCACGACCGAGCGCTACGTGGCCTATCAGGACGCTTTCGCGCGGGCGGGTTTCGTCACGCTCAAGAGCGACTACCGGGGCCACGGCGACTCCCAGGGCACGGCGGGCGGCGGGTACAACGATCCCGGCTACACGGTGGACGTGCTCAACGCCGCCGCCAGCCTGAAGCGTGATCCCCGGGTGAACTCCCGGCGCCTGGGCCTGTGGGGGCACTCCATGGGCGGGCAGCTTTCCCTGCGGGCGATGCTGGTGGACCGGGACCTGAAGGCCGCCTCGCTGTGGGCCGGCGTGGTCGCGAGCTACGACGTGCTGGCGACCGACTGGGGCCGCGCACCGGGGCAGGAAAAGCCGGTGCTCGACCCCTTGAACCGCCGCTACCTGCGGGCGCTCAGTCCCAACGCCGCCCTCGACGACCTAAACGGGCGGCCCCTCCAGTTGCACCACGGCACCGCCGACGAGGACGTGCCCTACAGCTTCCAGCGGGCGCTGGCCGACGACCTGCGCGCGAGCGGGCAGAGCGTGGAGGCCTACCGCTACGAGGGGGACGACCACAACCTCAGCGGCAACCTGGGGCTGGCGCTGAGGCGCAGCGTGGCGTTTTTCCAGAAGCACCTGTAG
- a CDS encoding deoxyribodipyrimidine photo-lyase has product MIQPERVEVLRAGSPAREGFVLLWVQSSVRTVGNHALEYAVGEARRLGVPLAAIFALNPAYPEANARHFQYLLEGLRDLRAGLGARGIPLSVRLGDPPGEVWQAARGASLVVTDRGYLRPGRQWRADLAARLDVPFVQVESDAVVPIRVVSAKQEFAARTLRPKLHRVLERFLVPVDVQEGAQGHPDWDPGLDVSDPALTVRALGVDNSVPPGEEEGGEVRALARLEHFVTRLLPGYDSGRRDPNVDGGSRLSAYLHYGHLSPLTAALAAREHSGGGPGLDAFLEEMIVRRELSFNFCEFNPAYDRYEGLPHWARENLEAHAADPRPHLYTREQLDAAATHDRYWNAAHREMVRTGRMHNAMRMYWGKKILEWSATPQEAYATTLWLNNRYQLDGRDANSYASVGWIFGLHDRPWARRPIFGTVRYLAASGLSRKFDAEAYARRWS; this is encoded by the coding sequence ATGATTCAGCCGGAACGGGTGGAAGTGCTGAGAGCGGGTTCGCCCGCGCGGGAGGGCTTTGTCCTGCTGTGGGTGCAGTCCAGCGTGCGGACGGTGGGGAACCACGCCCTGGAATACGCGGTAGGGGAAGCCCGGCGCCTGGGCGTGCCCCTCGCCGCCATCTTCGCCCTGAATCCCGCCTACCCCGAGGCGAACGCGCGGCACTTCCAGTACCTGCTGGAGGGCCTGCGTGACCTGCGGGCCGGGCTGGGGGCGCGGGGGATTCCTCTGTCCGTCCGCCTGGGCGACCCGCCAGGGGAAGTCTGGCAAGCCGCGCGGGGCGCCAGCCTCGTCGTGACCGACCGGGGGTATCTGCGCCCCGGCCGCCAGTGGCGCGCGGATCTCGCCGCCCGGCTCGACGTGCCCTTCGTGCAGGTGGAGTCCGACGCGGTGGTGCCCATCCGGGTGGTCTCGGCAAAGCAGGAGTTTGCCGCCCGGACCCTGCGCCCCAAGCTGCACCGCGTGCTGGAACGCTTTCTGGTGCCGGTGGACGTGCAGGAGGGCGCGCAGGGGCATCCCGACTGGGACCCCGGGCTGGACGTGTCCGACCCCGCGCTGACGGTGCGGGCGCTCGGCGTGGACAACAGCGTGCCTCCCGGCGAGGAGGAGGGCGGCGAGGTGAGGGCACTGGCCCGCCTGGAGCATTTCGTCACCCGCCTGCTGCCGGGCTACGACTCCGGGCGGCGCGACCCCAACGTGGACGGGGGCAGCCGCCTGAGCGCCTACCTCCACTACGGGCACCTCTCGCCCCTGACGGCGGCGCTCGCGGCGAGGGAACACTCCGGCGGCGGCCCTGGCCTGGACGCCTTCCTGGAAGAGATGATCGTGCGGCGCGAACTCAGCTTCAATTTCTGCGAGTTCAACCCCGCCTACGACCGCTACGAGGGGCTGCCGCACTGGGCACGGGAGAACCTGGAGGCGCACGCCGCCGATCCCCGCCCGCACCTCTACACCCGCGAGCAACTGGACGCCGCCGCGACCCACGACCGCTACTGGAACGCCGCCCACCGCGAGATGGTGCGCACGGGCCGGATGCACAACGCCATGCGGATGTACTGGGGCAAGAAGATCCTGGAGTGGAGTGCCACGCCCCAGGAGGCCTACGCCACCACCCTCTGGCTGAACAACCGCTACCAGCTTGACGGCCGCGACGCCAACTCCTACGCCAGCGTGGGCTGGATCTTCGGCCTGCACGACCGGCCCTGGGCGCGGCGGCCGATCTTCGGCACGGTGCGCTACCTCGCGGCCAGTGGCCTCAGCCGCAAGTTCGACGCCGAGGCCTACGCCCGGCGCTGGAGCTGA
- a CDS encoding PIG-L family deacetylase, with amino-acid sequence MSELFSTVYGRVQPLDWLCLAPHPDDAEIGAGGTLIRLGRAGQAAGVLELSRGERGTQGTPEGRGAECVAAARVMGLAWRGQLGLPDGGLADTPPGAHALAAVLRAVRPRVLVVPHHQDRHPDHFGTYHLARRALHLAALRKADLGGEAHRVARVLLYQGNGDIRANLLVDVGDVMESWEAAIRAHVSQFTGGYVSETVTPEIVERRRARLTYWGTLARVRYAEAFEIEEPLLVDPAGL; translated from the coding sequence ATGAGCGAGCTTTTTTCCACCGTGTACGGCCGCGTCCAGCCGCTCGACTGGCTGTGTCTGGCGCCCCATCCCGACGACGCCGAGATCGGGGCGGGGGGCACGCTGATTCGTCTGGGCCGGGCGGGGCAGGCCGCAGGGGTGCTAGAACTCTCGCGCGGCGAGCGCGGCACCCAGGGCACGCCGGAGGGGCGCGGGGCGGAGTGCGTGGCGGCGGCGCGGGTCATGGGGCTGGCCTGGCGCGGGCAACTGGGCCTCCCCGACGGGGGCCTGGCCGACACGCCGCCCGGGGCGCACGCGCTGGCCGCCGTGCTGCGCGCCGTGCGCCCGCGCGTGCTGGTCGTGCCGCACCACCAAGACCGCCACCCGGACCACTTCGGGACCTACCACCTGGCGCGGCGGGCGCTGCACCTCGCGGCGCTGCGCAAGGCCGACCTGGGCGGCGAGGCACACCGGGTCGCCCGCGTGCTGCTGTACCAGGGCAACGGGGACATTCGCGCGAACCTGCTGGTGGACGTGGGAGACGTGATGGAAAGCTGGGAGGCCGCCATCCGCGCCCACGTCAGCCAGTTCACGGGCGGGTACGTATCCGAGACGGTCACCCCCGAGATCGTGGAGCGCCGCCGCGCCCGCCTGACCTACTGGGGCACGCTGGCGCGGGTGCGCTACGCCGAGGCGTTCGAGATCGAGGAGCCGCTGCTGGTGGACCCCGCCGGGTTGTAG
- a CDS encoding macro domain-containing protein: MPLHLVQGDIGQERTCAVVTAANSQLAGGGGVDGVIHRAAGPQLLRALRPLGGTPTGTAVATPAFGMAAQGVRVILHAVGPIWRGGQGEAELLAGAYRQSLRLAAEHGCDSVAFPAISTGVYGYPLEEAAAVALRTIRAFLAEQPELTVRVVLHGAGPLGVFRQVLDRLEAEEAS; encoded by the coding sequence ATGCCACTGCACCTCGTTCAGGGAGACATCGGTCAGGAGCGCACCTGCGCGGTCGTGACGGCGGCCAACAGCCAGCTTGCGGGCGGAGGCGGCGTGGACGGCGTGATTCACCGCGCCGCCGGGCCGCAGCTGCTGCGCGCGCTGCGTCCGCTGGGCGGCACCCCGACCGGGACCGCCGTCGCCACGCCCGCTTTCGGGATGGCGGCCCAGGGCGTCCGGGTCATCCTGCACGCGGTCGGGCCGATCTGGCGCGGCGGCCAGGGCGAGGCCGAACTGCTGGCCGGAGCCTACCGCCAGAGCCTGCGTCTGGCGGCCGAGCACGGCTGCGACTCGGTGGCCTTTCCGGCCATCAGCACGGGCGTCTACGGCTACCCGCTGGAGGAAGCTGCGGCCGTCGCCCTGCGGACCATCCGCGCCTTTCTGGCAGAGCAGCCCGAGCTGACGGTCCGCGTGGTGCTGCACGGCGCCGGTCCGCTCGGCGTCTTCCGGCAGGTGCTCGACCGGCTGGAGGCCGAGGAAGCGTCCTGA
- the gmk gene encoding guanylate kinase: MKAAVADTPSSSSGSPSSPAPGSRRGLLLVITGASGVGKGTLRERWLAGQDVFYSTSWTTREARPGERDGVDYVFVTPETFLEKARAGGFLEHAQFVGNHYGTPIEPIEAALARGQDVVLEIEVEGAMQVQGRMGDEAILVFIMPPSLSELRRRLTGRATETPERIERRLARAVGEITQAHAFRYVVVNDDLDRAVRELHAVQRAERARQRPEAEWTPEDRDAARLAETVRSRALSREALQQVVES; encoded by the coding sequence ATGAAGGCTGCCGTGGCTGACACCCCCTCTTCTTCCTCTGGTTCGCCCAGCTCCCCCGCGCCAGGTTCGCGCCGGGGGCTGCTGCTGGTGATCACGGGCGCCTCGGGCGTGGGCAAGGGCACCCTGCGCGAGCGCTGGCTGGCCGGGCAGGACGTGTTCTACTCGACCTCCTGGACCACCCGCGAGGCCCGTCCCGGCGAGCGCGACGGCGTGGACTACGTGTTCGTGACGCCCGAGACCTTTCTGGAAAAGGCCCGCGCGGGCGGGTTTCTGGAGCACGCGCAGTTCGTGGGCAACCACTACGGCACGCCCATCGAACCCATCGAGGCGGCCCTCGCGCGCGGGCAGGACGTGGTGCTGGAAATCGAGGTGGAGGGCGCCATGCAGGTGCAAGGGCGCATGGGCGACGAGGCGATTCTGGTGTTCATCATGCCGCCCAGCCTCAGCGAGTTGCGCCGCCGCCTGACCGGGCGGGCCACCGAGACGCCCGAACGCATCGAGCGCCGCCTGGCCCGCGCTGTGGGCGAGATCACCCAGGCGCACGCCTTCCGGTATGTGGTCGTCAACGACGACCTCGACCGCGCCGTGCGCGAGTTGCACGCGGTGCAGCGCGCCGAACGCGCCCGGCAGCGACCCGAGGCCGAGTGGACCCCCGAAGACCGGGACGCGGCCAGACTGGCCGAGACGGTCCGCAGCCGCGCCCTGAGCCGTGAAGCCTTGCAGCAGGTCGTCGAGAGCTGA
- a CDS encoding MFS transporter, translated as MLWTRPLLMLRLLALLLTSELVRSGFLVAALPVAGPGLGLGTAAIGAMVGAHYLADALAKGPVGLVTERWGLGRVLALGAALGLGVVLGAQLAPSPLWGVLGCAVWGVAYAALWPGVMSTSQALARPGYAARALSVSSLSVAPAILGGVLGVGPLMQGHPGAAWALLAGAQGLAALLALSLLGLRLPAPAGEPDRAGGLWRGWTRVAALLPAAFAQTLAPGLLATLFYPLLARLGLGLGDLIGPGLLALATFGLGLWGAGRLADRAHPRRALTPGLLGLALTFGLAALPGLEDRLWLLALPLGLGYGAFIAGWNGLVGRVLPEANRAAAWGTVMAIEALGYAAGPLLGGLTWAAFGPPGVFALGAAVFLLTEAYYLWPGRAVVRAAPAPGGRAP; from the coding sequence ATGCTCTGGACCCGTCCCCTGCTGATGCTGCGGCTGCTCGCGCTGCTGCTGACCAGCGAACTTGTCCGCAGCGGGTTTCTGGTCGCGGCGCTGCCGGTCGCCGGGCCGGGGCTGGGGCTGGGCACCGCCGCCATCGGCGCGATGGTGGGCGCGCACTACCTCGCGGACGCGCTCGCCAAGGGGCCGGTGGGACTGGTCACCGAGCGCTGGGGCCTGGGCCGGGTGCTCGCGCTGGGGGCGGCGCTGGGGCTGGGCGTGGTGCTGGGGGCGCAACTCGCGCCCTCGCCGCTGTGGGGGGTGCTGGGCTGCGCCGTGTGGGGGGTGGCCTACGCGGCGCTGTGGCCCGGCGTGATGAGCACCTCGCAGGCGCTGGCGCGCCCCGGCTACGCGGCGCGGGCGCTGTCGGTCTCCAGCCTCAGCGTGGCCCCCGCGATCCTGGGCGGGGTGCTGGGCGTCGGGCCGCTGATGCAGGGGCACCCGGGGGCGGCCTGGGCGCTGCTCGCCGGAGCGCAGGGACTGGCCGCCCTGCTGGCCCTGAGCCTGCTGGGACTGCGGCTGCCCGCCCCCGCTGGGGAGCCGGACCGGGCCGGGGGACTCTGGCGCGGCTGGACGCGGGTGGCCGCGCTGCTGCCCGCCGCCTTTGCGCAGACGCTGGCGCCGGGGCTGCTGGCGACCCTCTTCTACCCGCTGCTGGCGCGGCTGGGGCTGGGGCTGGGCGACCTGATTGGGCCGGGGCTGCTGGCGCTGGCGACCTTCGGCCTGGGGCTGTGGGGCGCCGGCAGGCTGGCCGACCGCGCCCACCCGCGCCGCGCCCTGACGCCGGGGCTGCTGGGGCTGGCGCTGACCTTCGGGCTGGCCGCGCTGCCGGGGCTGGAAGACCGGCTGTGGCTCCTCGCGTTGCCGCTGGGCCTGGGCTACGGGGCCTTTATCGCCGGGTGGAACGGGCTGGTGGGCCGGGTGCTGCCCGAAGCCAACCGCGCCGCCGCCTGGGGCACCGTGATGGCGATCGAGGCGCTGGGGTACGCGGCCGGTCCCCTGCTGGGGGGCCTGACCTGGGCGGCGTTCGGGCCGCCGGGCGTGTTCGCGCTGGGGGCCGCCGTCTTTTTGCTCACCGAGGCGTATTACCTGTGGCCGGGCCGCGCCGTGGTCCGCGCCGCGCCCGCGCCGGGGGGCCGCGCGCCCTGA
- a CDS encoding alpha/beta hydrolase family protein: MKPAALLLPALLPLLPPAQAQSAAALAAVDAAAMSIPAAREKTYPGSALTVRQTLRAGSNYQRYVVSYLSDGLRINALLTVPSGTPPKGGWPAIVFNHGYIPPSVYRTAERYVAYQDAFARAGFVTLKSDYRGHGDSQGEALGGYYAPGYTTDVMNALGSLKRDRRVNAGRIGMWGHSMGGFLTLRAMVIDPGVKAGVIWAGVVADYDGIMNGWSSPVPASIPRRVLELREKAVEKYGTPRSNPDFWNRLSANSYLRDLGGPLQLHIGTADEDVPVAFHTALVGQMKAAGQPVQSYVYPGDNHDLTRNLNTALARSVAFFKARL, from the coding sequence ATGAAACCCGCCGCGCTGCTCCTCCCGGCCCTGCTGCCCTTGCTGCCCCCGGCACAAGCCCAGTCCGCCGCCGCCCTCGCCGCCGTGGACGCCGCCGCGATGAGCATTCCCGCCGCCCGCGAGAAGACCTATCCCGGCAGCGCCCTGACGGTGCGCCAGACCCTGCGGGCGGGGAGCAACTACCAGCGGTACGTGGTGAGCTATCTCTCCGACGGCCTGCGAATCAACGCGCTGCTGACGGTCCCGAGCGGCACGCCGCCCAAGGGAGGCTGGCCCGCCATCGTCTTCAACCACGGCTACATTCCGCCCAGCGTGTACCGCACGGCCGAACGCTACGTGGCCTACCAGGACGCCTTTGCCCGCGCGGGCTTCGTGACCCTCAAGAGTGACTACCGGGGGCACGGCGACTCCCAGGGCGAGGCGCTGGGCGGCTACTATGCGCCCGGCTACACCACCGACGTGATGAATGCCCTGGGCAGCCTGAAGCGTGACCGCCGGGTGAACGCGGGCCGCATCGGCATGTGGGGGCACTCCATGGGCGGCTTCCTGACCCTGCGCGCGATGGTGATTGACCCGGGCGTCAAGGCCGGCGTGATCTGGGCGGGCGTGGTGGCCGACTACGACGGGATCATGAACGGCTGGAGCAGCCCCGTGCCGGCCTCCATCCCGCGCCGGGTGCTGGAGCTGCGCGAAAAGGCCGTGGAAAAGTACGGCACGCCACGCAGCAATCCCGACTTCTGGAACAGGCTCAGCGCCAACTCGTACCTGCGGGACCTCGGCGGCCCCCTGCAACTGCACATCGGCACCGCCGACGAGGACGTGCCCGTCGCCTTTCACACCGCACTGGTGGGGCAGATGAAGGCCGCTGGGCAGCCGGTCCAGAGCTACGTCTACCCCGGCGACAACCACGACCTGACCCGCAACCTGAACACGGCGCTGGCGCGCAGCGTGGCCTTTTTCAAGGCGCGGCTATGA